GCACTTCAAGGACCAGTGCTGACAAAGGAAATACAGCCACGAAATTAAGTATAGTAAATAAGGCATGCATTAAAGGATCGAGTTACAAATCACAACAATTTAGTTTTTCATTTGATCTCCAGAAGCGCAGTGATCCTAAATAATACAGCAGATAAGAGGTTTCCCTTTCCACACTTTCAGCATCCACTTTCTCTCGCTAATATTTTTCTTCAGTTTACTTTAAGTTGGATTAATTAAAGACTATAGAAGATATTAGCCCAATGGGTTTATTTAGTAATCCACTAAATATTAAATTCCGAGGagtgatattttaatatttgtggaATTATTATGCACAACCCCCTTCATTAATAATAGGACAATGAAGTGCGTGTATCTTCCTGATCCATTCAGGATTGTTTGGAGGCCCACCTGAGTCTGGGTGAGTCCCAGTTTGGCCGCCAGGTCGGCGCGCTCCGGCAAGGCCAGGTACTGGGTCTGCTGGAAGCGCTGGTGCAgagcctgcagctgcagactgGAGTAGATGGTCCGAGGTTTCCGAATTTTCTTCCCTTTGCCATTTAGACGAAGGTCTCTGTTCTCGATCACCGTGGACTTCTCGCGGTCTtgaacagagaacaaaaaaaaaaagatgacataagaatTTTGATTTATGACTTTTTCTGTCTGAGGCTGTGGGTCAAgactttctttgttgttgttttctctccctgATATCGcgaaacaacaaacaagcacagcATCTCAAACAACACGAGAGCACTGATAAATGGCTCACTTTAAGAAATTCAGTATGAATAGGAAATATAATAGACACAGCAGCTGACAGGCCCTGCACGGCATGCTATAAACACAGCAGGGCCtataaggtaaaaaaaaaaagtaagataACTTTTGCGTCATGAAAGCTTATGGccataatataattttattaaatgttttagtgAGGGACACACGTAGGATTAACAACACGTTAACTGAATCATGATATTACTTTTACACTGCAACAAAGAAAGCCAGAAGAATCATATTTTAAGAGTGGAATGGTGAAAACTCCCACACAGTCACGCAGAGTCCACATGAAAGAAGTGCTATTTTCTGGGATCGTTTTGTTAATGTGCACTAACAATGAGGGTAAAAGTGGGTTCCTGAGGTAGGCCCAGGCTACACGGGCCATAATTGGACTTACCCACAGAAAATTATGGTCAATAAAATTAATGGCACCATCTGCCTTCATTATATAACATGAGTTTTAAAAGTGGGAGAATCCCTGAGAGGCGGTGGTTGAACGCTAGGCCTTGTTTGGACATTAGTGATAGAGCTGGAATATGCCTGCTGACACCCATGCCTTAATTCAACTTTCAGTATGAGACGTTATACATgatgaaaaaatgatttatttttactaaACCTTCaagtgagctttttttttctcactagGAGAATGTCAGGCAAATTGGCGCCTTGTGCGTAATTACGCTTAACCATGATGGcaaatcagaattttaagagcCATTAATGATACAACAATCCAGTCAGGCTCGATTTGACTTTCTCACATACCTGTCTGCTCTAATCTGCTGTGGGCcagactgctgctgttgctgtgattGCTGTGCTGGTAGGACATGTATGCAGACGGGGGATGAGTGTTCACCGCGCCGGGGTAGGCGTAGCCCAAAGAGCGGCCATAGGACGCGCTGCCAGGAAAGGGGCTTTCGTGCTGGGAATGCCCAGCAGCATGCAAGCCATGAACGGGATAAATGTGAGACAGTCCGGAGGAGTGCTGCTGGTGCGCCGGGTGTCCGTGGCCAAACTCTAGAAAGGCCGATTTGGAGGGATCTGAGGTATTCAGACTGTCAGGCATGAAACCCATAGACATCATTAGCTAATACGCGAGTCCATAAACCCGTCGCTCTGAATAGGGTTTCATGAATTCTGTCGGGCAGCGAGAAAAACTTGGAACAAATCCACACTTAAGTCCAAAGCATTGCTCGTAAAAAAAACTTCCCGGCAGTAATAAGTTACAGTGTGCATGTTCGCGACCGTTTAGGAGGTAAAAATCGAATAAAGCGAAAGGGATCCTTCTTTACATCATTGGAGGAGCTGACATGGTTCTTCAAACACCTCCTGCCTGCAGAGCCTCAAACATACTGCCTTCCATCTGCGAGCTTTCTGATTGGTCTTCACCAGCCAGCTGTCACTGGAGCTCCACCATTAACTTCATTAACATATGATGCAGGATGCGGCTCGGCAGCCACAAGGAACCTCCTTCCATAGATTATGAAATAatctctcattttattttagtttatgttATGAATCGGGTCGTCTATCATCaaaccaaaatgtattttcctgaAAACGAGTTATATAACTTGCTTAAAACTTGCCTcaatacatttcttttacattttaaattaaaaaatatatatatacatttgttatttcgaAATTCTAGTTGCGTTTTTAGAGGAAAGCTTCGATAATTAGGCCCCCCCAAAAATGCATAATTGTAATTTACGGATATGATATGAAGGTGCAATGACTAATGCATGAGTATAATACAATctaaaaacataatttgatCTGGAGTTAATAACTCAAACAATATGAGATCTGACATGGATTCGTTTATAaatagttaaaaacaaaaaagtaaaaaacaaacaaaaataacctTTACAATTCCGTTTTGCaataattgttttaataattcGCTAAGTTTATTAAAAACTAATTGAATAGAATAGATGCCAAAGAGTTTTTTTAAGCAtatgtataaaacataaatgtccGCTGTGGCACCGactaattaaatattaatggaGTTTCTGACACAATCGAATTTTCTGAAATTTCGAATTTTGCacctttaatttttaatttttgataTCGTCTACGCAGAAACACATGaatcaaatatgttttatgatCTACAGACAGGAGGTTGTTTCCGCACACCATTACATGAACATGCTTTGTGGCTCAGTGACTATGCTGACACTTGTTTTAGGACAGCTACAAATTTTAGTGTTCATTTAAAACTCCTCATCCCTGGTTTCAACACATAATTTAGCCTAATTAGGTACAGTAACCCTAATTAAAATGATCACCAGTGCAGAAGGATATATGGATattcaattacattttttaagtagttgcataaatgttttaatacaaGATTTATACAGAGTATTTCAGCTAACCTGAGGCAGGCAGAAGACTCTGATCCAAAATGATGTTTGATTTAAGCTttatatgaaacagaaatactcAGCCCACATGTCACTCATATTATTTCTAACTAAATGTCAGAGTTCATAAAATAAGTCAAGTAACACAAACCTGCCAAAAAAGTGGGCTGGATTGTGGTACAGACTGCAGAGTCAGCAAAACTCACAAGGTGCATGTGGATACAGTGTGGGAGTTGGGGGGGAGAAAATGGTGACCACAGGCTCAAAGAGCAACCCTGTCTCCGTATTTCAGCGTCTATTGACTCACTCTCAAGCAGAGTAAATCCACAAGgtggagaaaaacacagtggGAGGAGAAAAGAGTGGATTTCCTGCCACTAAGGTTAGATTTTAAATCGAATCTAATGGAGTCGCCATGTGTTGCAGCACGGTTTGATACAGATTTCACCTCAGCTGAATCACATGGAAGCTGCAGTCAAATTATAAACAGTGTTTGGTGGGTTGAGCGTGGTGCTGAGTTGCTGTCCAACCCCGTCATTTTGGTCATGTCCTATACCCTGCCTGCAACTACTGGGAACCCAGCAGTACTAAAGGCCTGCTGGGGGCTGGACCGCTTCCCGATTCCCCACAGGCCTCAGCCAAGCAGCCAGCCAGAACAAAGCCACAAATTATTATCATAGTAAAATTTcagtcacaataaaaaaaaagagagagagagagagctgctgagAGGCCAGTTTCATATTGTGGGTGCGAGTTTTTGACTTCACACATGAGGCCTCACAGCTGTAAATCCTCACTGGGAAATTATATCATGAGAGAATGCTGTACTGTGGCTATGTCCATTAGGAATTTACTGCAACGTTATTGGATTACAGTAGCAATATGATATTTGTAGTTAGAAGCCCGTGAGATTTTTTATTGCTACAAGAGCAGGTGTTACATTTGGAGCCCATGTTatgagtggaaaaacaaactttgtggCCGTACACACTGCACGGGAAAGTCACACTTTTTGATGGATGAATGGGATCAGGGGAAGCCGAaatgaagagacacaaaatgcaATGCTTTGAAGACACAGAGGCCTGTGGGTATATGTGTGCAGCTCTGTTGTGAGGCACTTCTGCAGCTGAATGCAGAAGATTGAGTCCTGGATGAGCATTTCTGTCAAAGCCATGCAAATCCTAAGGTGTGGGTATAAGAGGtgaacaaggagagagagagagagggagagagagagagagaaggtgaggtgaggaggcTCTTTAAAGCTTGTAATTATGTCTGCATTAGGAGTGAAGAACAAAGGCAAGCCCTGCGGTCATAGGGCAGGGACGAGCCTTGCCGTGGCTGCACTTAATACATGCAAAGCGATGATGTTAAAAACAGTCACACTCCTGAATGCAACCCAGACTCACTGGCGTCTGCACATGGGCATATACGTCTGCAGAGGTGTGTCTAACATAGGTGTGTGTTCTCaacccactcactcactctcacacgCAGACCAGTCAAGTTTGTCCATCATGCAGCTCTGATGCAGAGTGACAGCATTCTTTGTGTACAAACCAAGAGCACATTCCCAGGCAACTACTTCGGCTGTGATCTTCCCCACTGGCACATCATGTTTTACAAGTAACCCTCTGTTGCTGGGGCCTGAGTCGAAAGCCCGTGGACTGACAGTCCACGACCCTGACAGGATGCCAGGATTTATTATCGCAGGCTCAACTCACCACATAATAGACATGAATAAAGACCCACATGTCCCATTTCAGCAGTGCATTATGATGGGTCTGAAGCAGAGATGTGGTTTTACACAATTATCCCACCAGAAATTCATCACAGAATCAAAGTATGGACAAACCGtgagaaacatgaaaatacctaaaaaaataataaaaaaaaagcaccactTTTGCTCATTTATAACCAGATGAAAACCAGATATAGTCTATTTTTATGGAACTTTTAGATGTGAATAttcttcttcccttctttccttttatAAGAATAACTCTGATTAGCCAAGCTTTTGTATTTCCTCCACTGTAAGCAGGTGTCTGTCACTACCACTGTACGAGGCGACTGTTTTCCTAGTCCTTTTGAATCAACAAAGCCAGTGCAAACAATAGGATTTATGCTTTTCTATGACTGCTTTATGCCTCAGGAAAGAGAGGGGATCAGAGGAGGAGTCGGAGCAGTGCAGAGGATGAACGGCCTTAATCTTTCCTGCAGGCACCATCACACAGGAAGACTAATATCTGCACGGCCCAGCGTCTCATTCCTCAAGTGCAGCCACGTTGCTGCTCATATGTGTGCATTGTGCCTGGACTAGCAGCGTTGAGGGCCCAGAGAGTTCACCGGAGTTATATGATCAACTCATGTGTGAAGTTCTTGGCACATACAGATCAAAATGTTTACACCCTGACTAAGCTGACAATTTAgtgctttatttattatcatgtaGTTCATTCTGTTTCATCTCCTGCTTCTAGTTTCTTATTGTATGTGTCTTAATGAAATAGTTGTCTGATATAAATTAGATGAATTAAACATGTGGTTGACTGAGCTATCATTGGATGTATTAATGTGGACTGACAGCTTCAAGGTGAGTGGTTCATATCATGTTGACTGAATTGTGGACCTACAGAAAtacatgtcattttatttatagacaCAGTACtatctatttttaaataataattttagttcaaatttaaatttaattaagaTGTATTATTCTTAATGAATGTATTTTAGGTatgaattgtttcatttttgtctaAAAATATGAGACTATAATTAAGGTATTAATACATAAGTACTGTTTACTTGTGAAACAAGAAGGATTTGCTGTTCACTATTGTTCAtcttgactgtttttattttattcagttttctttccatatttattgtattattattactatatatCTGTATTACTTTTTTAAAGCATACGATATggtgatataaaataaaaatctagtttgattaataaaataaatgtgtatgtcCCTCATTTATTTCAAGTTGTGTTGGAACTAAAAGAAAAGTCAAGAGTGCATCTATCTATCCCGTCAAATATTTtcaatgaatcaattaattgaACTATGAGGAAATAtcagtctgattttttttttaacactgtacTTCAAAGTGTCATTTATCCATGCGTATTAATCTTAGCAATGTaattgtgaaacatttatttggACGCTCCACACCCCGCATGCTTCCGCGGTCACCTGGATGGTTTCTGGAACACCTTCAAGGCGCCAATTAGAAGCGAGAGTCGGATTAAGGAAAATTACATCGATGTAATTAATCAGGTATTTGTCAACAATTAAAAAGAGACAATTAGGCCGAGCGCTTGAAGCTACCTTCGGGCGACaaggaaacatttcaacaataataaaaaatcaataattaaaaagtgCGTTAAAGTGAAAAACTTGCGTGGGAAATGTCGGAGTGTGTCTGGTCTTTTGGCTCGAGCTTTGAATTCATCATTGGTATAATTGTTGCCAGACAGCGGATGACAGCATCGCCCACTGCCGCTGACTGTTAGACTTAAACTTTTAATTGATTGGTTGAATATAGAGACCCTGGCAACtcgaagtgaaaaaaaaaaaacgtctggaATCCTTTACCGTAATACGCGTATAAGCCATTCTGCTGCAACCTGAGCTCGGTGTCACTCGGGGCATCTGATTTAAATGGCTTCATTTGTAGAGACCAGCGGTCATATGTCTAAATTATacattgttgatttttttttcctctaaccTTCCTCGGTCGTCTGGTTGCGGCTCAAATGCGCATTTGGTACCAATTCTGAGTGCGGGCGCTGGCACACACATCCAGTTTACTCTCATTCAGAATCCTGCAGAATCACGCAGTAACCTGTCCACACAGATGGAGCACAGCTCAGCTGATGGACAGGCAGTGGGACAGTAGTGGCAGTGTATTGGGTTACAGCCCAGTGCTTTTGGCTGGAGCAGCGCTAATAGTGAGGGCCTGCTCCACATCTGGAACAAAGAAGCCAGTCTGGGTCTACCCTTGGTGTTTAcagctctgttgttttttcacactCCTCACAAAATCTTGCCCAAACACACATTCCAGACTCACCAGCTCaacatggggggaaaaaatatactatattttTCCACTGTAAATCTTGCCCCCAGTACCAGGGGAGGcggatagaaaaacaaaagctggaAGCTGGCATGGATCAGTGGGGCGACAAGAGGGTGGTAGTGGCTCAAGGagtggcagagagacagagacagttgtCTCTGTGTGAGAATCCTGCAGGGCCTGGTGGTTGAGATGGCATATGAGTTCAGTTGAGGTCAAAACAGCTGGGGGAGTGGCATCATGAGCTGCCAGGGCTGCTGGGTTAACTGTCTGTTTACAAGCATCCGAGGAGCCATCTGACGTTTCATTCCTACAGTATTTCAAAGGACATCTATTGAGGCCATTTGTGTGGAAAATAAAGTATGAAGACTGCACAGACAATGTGTTCGGGCCATAAATCTCCtctcaaaacaataaaaaaatatattcacagcCCATAAAGCCAGTAGAAAGGCCTATAGGTTTAACAAGCTGCAGATGTTTGGACAAGAAAATCATTAAGAAGTGAAGAGCTtctatattttttgttttccctctccctctcttaagGGCAGATGAGGTGACAGATGGAGATGGAAATACTGAACATACTGGACAATCACTTGCCCTTGGgagtcacacatgcacacccaatcaacacacaatgacacatggCTCAGGGTTGCCAGGTTAAGACAGTAGGTCCTGTTAAAAGACCGGTTTACCAGGTCCAAGGATTATCCATCTGAAGTTACCTGCCCCTCTGGGTAACGTGAACCCCCTTTTGTGGTCCACAGGGCAACAGTGTGCAAGGCAATCGTCAGTTTGAGATGCCAGAGGTGATGGAAATGACAAAGACATCTTTCTAGGCGGAAGGGTTGATCGTCTCCAAAGGGTTGCCAGGTTAAGTGACAGGGGGCACACAATTTATTGGCATTATATCCTGTTATCTGACatcaaaaatgtgtctttttagaaattttagaaaagaaacaaaacaggtttCTAGCCAAGTACTGTCACGTACAACAGCTCTCTTATACATGAATGGAGAATTAATATTTCGCCTGATATAGAGCTTGCACATCCATGAGGTCAAAGCCCTTTCTTTATAGCTCTTCAATGGGAACAACTTGACAGGATCAAGTTCAGCTCCTGACAACAAGCCCCGGCTCTGTCAAGTGTTAAGTTCCATTGTGACCTACAATAGGACACAATGGTCCTGCAGCACCCAGCCTGTACCTGGCTGCCTATCAAATGACAGCGTCTCTCAGAGAAAAAATTGGCAAACTGATATTAAGATATGTGTCTATTGTTTgtatcatttgttttctttacatgaTGGAGCATGGGAGTATGTTACTTGTGAGTGTTCCTTAGTCAGTGCACTGTAAATGTACATGTCAGAGAATCAGGGATCATATTCTTGACATGTTCAAGTTCAAGAACTCTAAAAAGGcctgtgtgtatgatttagtggcatcttgtgGTGTAGTTGaagattgcaaccccctccactcaccctcTTCTGCAAAAAAACATGGATAGTTAGGTTTGTCCATTCTTGGTTACCATAGAAACATGGCCACAGCAggctctgtagatataaaatgctcCTTTtaagctaacaaaaacatagctATTCTATTTTTGTAGTACTGGCATTCAATAAGTATTAAaacagttatgcatattatattccatttttgccatagtctgtaaatagagccagctaaatcacacacactggttCTTTAAAATTGAAGTGATTCCAatttttgcttcttttgtctTGTTACAAATGTTTCTAATTAGACATTCTTACAACTGTAAGTAAAGAtaatttattcctttttttaatagAAACTAAGTACACTATGTACTCTGCTTCACTATGATCTAATAAACAGATACATATAATGATATGATGTAAAAAGATAATGGACAGTGTGAGGCGACAGAAAGTTGACAGTGACAATTTATCAACCTCCCGTCATGTAAACCTTTAAATATGAGCTACTTAACCCAtaatcatttcaaaacaaattgATTACAAAGATTACTTTATGTTGAGAAAGGGTTAGGCTAAGTGGCTgtcaaaaattaaatatatttctgagACTTTTTAGGAAGTAAAATTAGGAGATAATAAAGAGCCATGAGAATTAAGAGTGGAGTGTTTTGTCTGCCAGATTTTATTAACTTGCAACAGATTGGGTAGGCAAGTAggctacatagttaaattgtttcctcttttgtctgttttaacatttacacagggtgttttatttagaaaattgATTCTCTATTCCATTATTCTGTTTGACGTCCTGTCAGTTTGGTCTTCTCTGGGCTATTTGGCACAGCTGGTTGTATTTTCCGTGGGGCAATGAGGAGATCCAGTGGTGGAATCACGAGCATTGTCTAGGATGGCCATGATCAGCTCCGGTGGCTAAGTCACACTCGTGCCCAGTGGAATCAAGTGATTAGTCTaatatttattctcttttaGCTTGTCAGGTAACTTTGTCCTTCTGCTGTTTAAAGCTTTTTTCATTGCCTACTGTGTTTATCAGAGCAGTGAGttgttaatataattaattatcttTCTAATGAAATTATGTTTGCATGTAATtaagttaatataaaaaaatctgatattagcagctttaatttctgttttaccaacttttaaactttttcccCTTCCCCCAGATGAGAGTAAGCTCCTGAACAAAGAGGTAACCTGTTGTGTAAAACAAGCATGAATAAGTGAACAGTCACACTAAACCACTAAGCCGCCTGGCGTTTTAAGTTTGCTCCCTTGACCCGGCCTTCGTCGTGACCATTTTGCTGCAGTGCTTCAGGTGTTTAACCTTGTCATATTAAAGCATTTGTCACTGGAGGGCTAGACGACTGGGGCCAGGATGGGCCAGGGATTTAAAAAGGCTTGTGCTCCTAGCTCATCAGATTGTCAGTTTCTGTCTGAAGCCTGCCAAGAAACATCAAAGCCTTGAAGACTCGCTCATATCATCTTTGAACCTCACCAGAACACGCCCTCTCTGCCTCCCTACCTGCCTGCATTTCTGGCCTACATCACCAGtttctttttataataataataaaaaaaattagagTTAATACACACAAGAATAAGGTcaagtggaaaatgaaaaagagcTACACCTTTGAGGTTTTATTGTGGAGTGATGTGTGGATGTCTGACATGCCATGCCAGCGCTCCGTCAAGGAGAGACAGTCTCAGTCTGAGCAAGCCCATCCTCAGAGGGTGCAGCCTCCCTTCAGCTCCTGGCCAAGATTGATGGCTATGAAAGAGCTACCTGAGGCAGAGATCAAAGTCAGACAGGATACATACGCCTTAGTGTTTAACTCTTTCATCTCCCACCTTTTATACATGAGTCATGACCCTTCACCTGTCTATCAGTTGACCTCTGGATGATGAATAGTATAGGAGGTCCGGGAGGCTACCGTTttcttctttatt
The nucleotide sequence above comes from Larimichthys crocea isolate SSNF chromosome XVI, L_crocea_2.0, whole genome shotgun sequence. Encoded proteins:
- the dlx4b gene encoding homeobox protein Dlx4b, with amino-acid sequence MMSMGFMPDSLNTSDPSKSAFLEFGHGHPAHQQHSSGLSHIYPVHGLHAAGHSQHESPFPGSASYGRSLGYAYPGAVNTHPPSAYMSYQHSNHSNSSSLAHSRLEQTDREKSTVIENRDLRLNGKGKKIRKPRTIYSSLQLQALHQRFQQTQYLALPERADLAAKLGLTQTQVKIWFQNKRSKYKKIMKHGSGSEGEHLHSTSSISPCSPGLPQLWEVSMANKGAQMHPNNYMNSFGHWYPNHHPHQDAMPRPQMM